The following proteins are encoded in a genomic region of Thalassophryne amazonica chromosome 5, fThaAma1.1, whole genome shotgun sequence:
- the slc7a4 gene encoding cationic amino acid transporter 4 has product MATCQKSCASAVRLCQKLNRLKTLDDDMMATSLKRCLSTLDLTLLGVGGMVGSGLYVLTGTVAKDLAGPAVIISFLIAAIASFLAAFCYAEFGARIPKTGSAYMFTYVSMGELWAFLIGWNVILENMIGGAAVARAWSGYLDSIFNHAIQNFTETHIMQWNMPFLAHYPDLLAAGILIIASIFISFGVQVSSYLNHIFSVISMGAILFILIFGFVLAEPANWSQKEGGFAPFGVSGTLAGSATCFFAFVGFDVIASSSEEAKNPQKAIPIATGVSLTLAATAYILVSTVLTLMVPWYTLDPNSALADAFFRRGYSWAGIIVALGSICGMNTVLLCNLFSLPRIVYAMAEDGLFFSIFARVNPVSKVPVNAILVFGVLMATMALIFDLEALVQFLSIGTLLAYTFVAASVIVLRFQPEKSKGTTSTSPSTNAEPSRSSSASQNPTEDSLESKQYESFSDKIQLVEREKARERHGVGQLKAYWEPYLGRLLGDCKPGEVVAFCVMTLIVSSVSLCAVLEFGQKQLQLPVWSFAILLVIFSLVFVLSLAFIWIHEPQINTETFQVPLVPLSPGASILINVFLMIKLSALTWLRFTVWITVGLLVYFGYGIWHSKEGMRESKDLAARYVVLPSSSLVETVQSVQPEGSVDGSAHHLSPSAATAAERAETR; this is encoded by the exons ATGGCGACGTGTCAGAAAAGCTGCGCATCAGCGGTGCGTCTCTGTCAAAAACTGAACCGACTCAAGACACTGGATGATGACATGATGGCCACATCACTGAAGCGCTGCCTGTCCACCTTGGACCTGACTCTGCTGGGTGTTGGCGGCATGGTGGGCTCTGGGCTTTATGTCCTGACGGGCACAGTGGCTAAAGACCTGGCTGGACCTGCGGTCATCATATCATTCCTCATCGCAGCCATTGCTTCTTTTTTGGCTGCCTTTTGTTATGCAGAGTTTGGCGCCCGCATTCCCAAAACAGGCTCTGCCTACATGTTTACGTACGTCTCGATGGGAGAGCTGTGGGCTTTTCTCATTGGCTGGAATGTGATTCTAGAGAATATGATTGGTGGCGCTGCTGTGGCACGTGCATGGAGTGGCTACCTGGACTCTATTTTTAACCATGCCATTCAGAACTTTACTGAGACTCACATTATGCAGTGGAACATGCCCTTCCTTGCCCATTACCCTGACCTACTTGCGGCAGGGATTCTAATTATTGCCTCGATCTTCATTTCCTTTGGTGTTCAAGTGTCCTCTTACCTGAACCACATCTTCTCTGTCATCAGTATGGGAGCCATCCTTTTTATTCTCATCTTTGGCTTTGTGCTGGCTGAACCAGCCAACTGGAGCCAGAAAGAGGGAGGCTTTGCACCTTTTGGAGTGTCTGGGACTTTGGCAGGCTCAGCCAcatgtttttttgcttttgtggGCTTTGATGTGATTGCATCTTCAAGTGAGGAAGCAAAGAATCCACAGAAAGCTATTCCCATTGCCACTGGTGTATCCCTCACACTGGCAGCAACGGCGTATATCCTGGTCTCCACAGTGCTCACACTCATGGTGCCCTGGTACACGCTGGACCCCAACTCGGCTCTGGCAGATGCCTTTTTTCGTCGTGGTTACAGTTGGGCTGGAATTATTGTGGCATTAGGTTCAATCTGTG GCATGAACACTGTGCTGCTCTGTAATCTCTTCTCCCTGCCTCGGATCGTCTACGCCATGGCAGAGGACGGGTTGTTCTTCTCCATTTTTGCAAGGGTCAACCCTGTCTCCAAAGTTCCAGTCAATGCTATCCTGGTGTTTGGAGTTCTCATGGCCACCATGGCTCTCATCTTTGACTTGGAGGCACTGGTTCAGTTCTTGTCAATCGGGACACTCCTTGCCTATACCTTTGTAGCTGCTAGCGTTATTGTGCTGCGCTTCCAGCCGGAGAAATCCAAGGGTACCACGTCCACATCTCCGAGCACTAATGCTGAACCTTCCCGTTCCTCCTCAGCATCTCAGAATCCAACAGAGGACAGCTTGGAGTCAAAACAGTATGAGTCATTCTCTGACAAAATCCAGCTGGTGGAGAGGGAGAAGGCCAGAGAGCGACATGGCGTGGGCCAGCTGAAGGCTTACTGGGAACCTTACCTGGGTCGGCTGCTGGGAGACTGTAAACCAGGCGAGGTGGTGGCCTTCTGTGTGATGACTTTGATTGTGAGCTCAGTGTCACTATGTGCTGTGTTGGAATTTGGCCAAAAACAGCTGCAGTTGCCAGTTTGGAGCTTCGCAATCCTGCTGGTGATTTTTAGCTTGGTGTTTGTTCTAAGCCTGGCATTCATATGGATTCATGAGCCACAAATCAACACCGAAACATTCCAG GTTCCTCTGGTTCCGTTGTCTCCAGGCGCCAGTATCCTCATTAATGTGTTCCTGATGATCAAACTCAGCGCTCTAACATGGCTTCGGTTCACTGTGTGGATCACTGTAG GTCTCTTGGTGTATTTTGGCTATGGGATCTGGCACAGTAAGGAGGGCATGCGAGAGTCCAAAGACCTGGCTGCCAGGTACGTGGTCCTGCCCAGCAGCAGCCTGGTGGAGACTGTGCAGTCTGTCCAGCCTGAGGGGAGCGTGGACGGCTCTGCCCACCACCTCAGCCCCTCTGCTGCCACAGCTGCAGAGCGTGCCGAAACCAGATGA